The following is a genomic window from Chitinophaga caseinilytica.
CATGCCGCGTACCCGCGATGTGGCCAGCACGCATGAAACACTGGGCTATGGCAAGTTTCCGGCGCTTCATCTCGACGAGACGTTCTATTCCGACCGCCTGGCAGACAGCGTCCGCGCTACCGGCGCGCGGGTATGGATGAACGCGCTCGGCGAGTTCGATAAAAAGGAACAGGCACAGCGGGGCGCGGGGTTCGACAGCTTTTTCCAATCCTTTCCCCGCACCGGCATCGTGCAAACCGATTTGCCCGGCGAGCTGGTCGAGTATCTCCGGAAGAAGGGGAAACACCGTTTATAATATCTCGATAAACCCGTCTGTTCCGTTCACGCGGATCCGCTGCCCGTCCGCAATCAGGCGGGTAGCGTTGTCTACGCCCACCACGGCCGGTAATCCATATTCCCGGGCGATGACGGCGCCATGGGTCATGAGGCCGCCTACTTCGGTGACGAGGCCGCTGATGGCGACGAACAGGGGCGTCCAGCTGGGATCGGTGAACGTGGTAACGAGGATGTCGCCCGGTTCGAGGACGGCGGCTTCCATATCGAGGATCACGCGGGCGCGGCCTTCGATGGTACCGGAAGACACCGGCAATCCGGCGATGGCGCCTGCCGGGAGGTTTTCGCGACGGTAATTTCCCGTGAGCACTTCGCCTTCGGAAGTGATGACGCGCGGCGGCATGAGTTTTTCGTACCCGATGAAATCTTCCTTTCTTTTTTGAAGGAGATTTTTATCGATTTGACGGGTGCCAACCAATTCCCGGATTTCCTCCAGCGAACAATAGAAAATATCTTCCCTGTCCGCTAAAACCTTCGACTGCACCAGCTTTTCAGCTTCTTTCAGCAAAGCTTTCTTATACAGGGCATAATGGCTCACGATCGTGTATTTCGGGTATTCCCGGAAGCCGATGAGGTTACGCATGAGGCGGATCATACGATGCGTTTCGGCGGCTTTCCTGTCGCCGTCGGGCAAAGCGCGCAGTTTTTGGAGGAGGCGTTGCTCCATGTTTTCCGCTTCGCGGCGGCCCTGTTCGAACTTTTGCCGGGCGGCGCCGTGTGAAAAGGCGCGCACGTTGCCGAGCAGGATGGGGACCAGCGCCGCGGGGTGCTCGTGCCATCGGGGCCTGGTGATATCGATTTCGCCGGGGCATCGCATGCCGTAGGTTGCCAGGAAAGCCAGCAGGGCTTCGTGTACATGGTTGCCGCCTTTGAGCTGTAAAAGGGTGTCGGGAAATCCGTCCAGCTGGCCGCTTTCGAGGTAGTTGACGATTGCCGGATATGGGCGGATGGTGTCGGCCACGTCCATCAGCGCAAGGCCCATTTCGGAAGTGATGTTGTTGGGAACGGATTGGGTGAGCGTATCGGCCACGTTCGTTTCCCCGAGCCATTCTTTTATTTGGTCGTTGATCCAGTGCGTGGCGTTCATACCGGTCATCACCACGCCGAAAAAATCAGGGGAGGAGCGGCGCTCTTTCGCCCGGCGACTGTCGTCCACGATAAAATCGATCAGCTCCACGCCGGATTTCGTGGAGATGGTTTCCGCCAGTTCGGCGATGGCCTTGTTCCCGCTTTCCATGAGCGTCTGCACAATGGCGGGATCGTAGGTGTTGAGGGTTTCATAATCGGGCGGCTGGATGCCGGGGCCGGGAGCGGGGAGGGATTCGTTTTCGGGATCGGGGATGAAATTGCCGCGGTCGATGAGGGATTGAAGGGCGTCGCGCATGAGGGGGTCTGATTTCCCGAAAAGGTTGAGCATGAACGCGCGCCGGGGCGAAGTCAGCTCCGGCATCACATCCACGAAAATCCTGCCGCCGGCCGTGGCCATGGGCCTACCGGCGGTTAACATGAAGAACGATATGCCGAGGGGCTTCATCGCATCCGTCATCATTTGCTGGTGGCCGGTGGATAAATACACGCGATGGGAATCGTCGTTTTCTTCGGGGACCGGGTACAGCGTGGTGATGGGCCGGCTTTGTACGATGTAGTATTTCCCGCCAGCATAGCACCATTCGATGTCCTGCGGCGCTTTAAAATGCGCTTCGATCTGTTTACCGGTGCGCGCCAGTGCCAGGATTTGATCGTCCGTCAAAGCCTGTTCCCGCTGGTGTTCCGGGGAAATGGGCCGTTCTGCAGTGCCGCCGTTTTCCGAAGCGAATATGCCCAGTTGCTTGCTTGAAATACGCTTTTCCAATATCTGCCCGTCCCTGACCTTGTAAACGTCCGGGTTCACTTTCCCACCAACGAGTGCTTCGCCCAGGCCGAACCCCGCGTCGATAGACACCACTTTGCGGTTACCGGAAACCGGGTCGGCGGTGAACATGATCCCCGAAACTTCCGGGAAGATCATTTCCTGTACAACCACCGCCAGCAACACTTTCCGGTGATCAAAGCCTTGCTGCATCCGGTAAACGACGGCCCTTTCCGTAAACAACGATGCCCAGCATTTGCGGATGTTCGCCAAAATATCTTCGATGCCGGAGATGTTGAGGAACGAGTCTTGCTGCCCCGCGAAAGACGCCGTGGGAAGGTCTTCCGCCGTTGCGCTCGACCGTATCGCGAAAGCTGTTCCTGCGTTAAAGTCAGCCAGTTTTTTTGTTATTGCAGCGATGAGTTTTTCAGGTAGCGGCGCGTTTTCAATGGACGAACGTATCGCGGCGCTGATGCGGGCGATGGATGGGCGGTCGCCGGGTTGCACGCGTTCGAGTTCCGTAATGTCTTTTTTGATGTGCGCATTTCCGTCGATGAGGGATCGAAAGGCTTCCGTTGTGACACAAAAGCCCCGTGGTACGGTGATCCCTTCCATTTTCCCCAGTTCCCCGAGGTTCGCGCCTTTGCCGCCGGCCAGGGAGATCATCGATGCGTTGGTTTCCTGCAAATCGAGAAGGTTACTTTCCATTTGATCGTTGGGTTTTGGTAGGTGGATGATGGAGCGATTGCGTGGTGGTTTTCCGCAAAACGAGAAAGTTATTTTCCATCTGCTTTTTGTTTTTTGGCAGGTGGATGATGGAGCGATTGCGTAGTGGATTCCATGAGCGCGATCGCTTTTTCGAAGTAGGTGGCGATGACTTGCTGTTCTGCTTCCGAAAACGAAGCCAGCAGCGCGGTGGATTCCTGGCGAAACTCCCGGTACAGGGGTTCCAGGAGCTGCTGTATTTTTTGGGTGACGGGCTCGATGATCACTTTGCGGCGGTCGTTTTCCGCGAAGCGCCGTTTCACCAGTTTTCTTTTCTCGAACCGGTCGATCAGTCCTGTTACAGCGCCCGTGGTGAGCCCGGTCAAGGCAGACAGTTCGCCAGCCGTCATTTGTCCTTTCTGGATGAGGAAGCCCAGGTATTTATGGTCCGTCCCCGACAGACCGGCTTTACGGGCCACGGCTTCGTGCATTTGGATCGACGAAAAAGCAAAATGCTGGCTGAGTTTCCGGAGGATGGTGATATCGCCTGTTTCCATACTTTATCTTATTGAATTAATATCTTAGTTACTAAGATAATATTTTTGGATGTTAAAAGTCGGAGTGGAGGGATAAAATTTTGACCAAACCAACGGTTATCCGCTGCTTTCATTTGACATACAATCGTTTATAGCCCCAATCCTCGTTGTATGCAGACAGTAATCCTTCAGCCAGAAAATCCCAGAAGCCATTGCTGTGTTAAAACCCAAATCCCACAAACAACTTTGACATGCAATCGTTTATAACCCAATCCCCCGTTGCCTGCAACTAGTAATCCTCCAGCCCCAGAAATCCCCCCTGAAGACACTGCTGGGTTAAAACCCAATTCACACTAACAACTTTGAAATGCTAATTTTTTTAGTACTTTTGCTAAAGACTTACGCAAGCGATCATTGGTGCATGGAACCGGCAAAACAAGATATCATCCAGGATTTGCGGAGGGAAATCCTCCGGCTCCAGGGCTTAAAGGCAGCCACCACCGAAATCCCGGAAGATTTCGGCCTCAGCGCCATCAGCCATGTTTTCCCGCAGGGCGTTTTCCCGACCGGTGTGATCCATGAACTGACAACCGCCGAATCGCCCATGTCCGCCACCAGCGGCTTCGCCTGTTATTTACTGAGCCGCCTCATGCGCAGGGGCACCGTTTCCGCCTGGATCTCCACACACCGCACCTTATTCCCGCCCGCACTTGCCGGTTACGGCATCGAGCCAGACCGCATCCTTTTTATCGACGCCGCCAGCGGCCGCGATGCACTCTGGGCCATGGAAGAAGCCCTCCGCTGCGATCAACTGGCCGCCGTGGTCGGTGAAGTCCGCGACCTCGATTTCACCGCCTCCCGCCGCTTACAACTCGCGGTAGAGAAAAGCAAAGTCACCGGCCTGGTATTACGCCCTTCCGGCAGCAGGCTCGTTCAAAACGCCTGTGTTTCGCGCTGGCACATCTCCTCTCTGCCCAGCACACCTTCCTCCGGCCTCCCCGGCGTAGGCCACGCCCGCTGGAAAGTAGAGCTCCTCAAAATGAGAGGCGGCAAAACCGGGATGTGGGAAATGGAATGGACACCCGAAACCCTGCACATCCTTTCTCCGGCCAAAACACCGGTTACCGCAGACGAATGGAGGAAAATCGGGTAGCATGGAACAGCGGTACGTTTCAATATGGTTCCGTCACCTCCTGACGGACTGGATGGCCATCCGCACCCCGGCGCTCACCGGAACGGCCTTCGTATTCACTACCAAAGACAGGGGCAGGAACATGGTTTCCCACGCCAGTGCCACCGCACAATCCGCCGGCATCGCACCCGGCATGCTGCTCACGGATGCGCGGGCACGTGTAAACGCGCTACAGGATTTCGAATTGCCCGAAAACCAGGAAACGCACATCCTCCAAAAAATCGCCAACTGGTGCCTGCGCTTCACGCCCGCCGTGGCCCTGGACGCGCCCGACGGACTGCTATTGAACGTGACCGGCTGCGCGCATCTATGGGGTGGGGAAGCGGCTTACCTGTCTGATTTGATGGAAAAGCTCACCGCATTCGGGTACATCCTGAACGCAGGCATGGCACCTTCGCCTGGCAGCGCCTGGGCCATCGCGCGCTTCGGCTCCGCCAGTCAGATCATTCCCAATGGCGATCAGCTCAAAGCCTTGCTTGGCTTACCTCCCGCGGCATTGCGCCTGGAGCAGCACACCGTAAACCGCCTCTATCAGCTGGGCCTGGAACGGATCGAAGATTTCATCAAAATGCCGCGCCCCATGCTCCGCCGCCGGTTCGGCCCGCTATTGCTCACCCGGATCGACCAGGCGCTGGGCTACGAAGCCGAGCCCCTGACTTACATCCAGCCACCCGTTCCCTACAACGAGCGCCTCCCGTGCCTGGAGCCCATCATGACCGCCACCGGCGTCACCATTGCACTCGAGCGCCTGTTGGAACACCTCTGCGCACGCCTCCAGGCAGAAGGCCAGGGCCTCCGGAAAGCCACGTTGCTGGCCTATCGCATCGACGGTAAAACCATTTCCATCCAAATCACCAGCAACCATGCCTCCAGCCATGCCGCGCATCTGCTGCACCTGTTTTCCATCCGCATCCCGCAGCTGGAGCCAGGCCCCGGCATCGAAACCTTCGTTTTGCAGGCGGAGCGCGTGCAGCCCGTAGCATCCACGCAGGAAGGGATTTGGCGCAGCAACGGCGGCTTGCAGGATGTGGCGATCGCTGAAATGCTGGACAGGGTTACCGCCAAACTCGGCCCGAACGTCATCGGCCGGTACATGCCCCAGGCACAGCACTGGCCGGAACAATCGTACCGGGTTACCGACAGTCTTACCGACAACCCCTCCATCGCCTGGCCGGAAAAACTGCGCCCGGTCTCCCTGCTCGCAAAACCCCAGCCCATTACCGTCACGGCCCCGATCCCGGATTATCCGCCCATGCTCTTCATCATGAACGGAAAAATCCACACCATCAAAAAAGCCGACGGGCCGGAACGCATCGAACGGGCGTGGTGGACAGACGCCGGCGAACACCGCGATTATTACATCGTGGAAGACCACGAAGGCCGCCGCTTCTGGATTTTCCGGCTGGGCCATTACGATCCGGAAAAACCCGCCGGATGGTTCGTCCATGGTTATTTCCCCTGAACAAAAACTTTAACGGTATGGCATATACGGAATTACAGGTCACCAGCAACTTCTCCTTCCTGCAAGGGGCCAGTCACCCCGATGAACTGGTGGAGGAATCGGCGATCCTGAAATATAGCGCGCTCGCCATTACCGACCACAATACCATGGCCGGCATCGTGCGGGCACATACGGCCGCGAAGGCTTTCGGCATCCGGCTCATCGTGGGCTGCAGGCTCAACCTGACCGACGGGCCAGGCTTGCTGGCATTCCCGACAGACGCGGCAGCTTACGGCAATATCTCGACGCTGCTGTCTACCGGGAACATGCGCGCAGAAAAGGGGAGATGCGATATTGCGCGGTCGGACCTGGCGAAATATGCGAAGGGAAGCCGTTTCATCGTTATTCCCCCAGCTACCCTCAACCGCTCCTTCACCTTCGATCCCGTTTTCGAGCGGCAAATGGGCGATTACCACGATCTCCTCGGCGATCAGCTCTACATCGCCGCCAGCCATGGTTATATGGGAGACGACCGCAAGCGGATCTTCCGCATCCAGCAATTGGCGGGACGCTTCAAAGCGCCCATGGTGGCTACGAACGACGTCCATTACCATACTGCCGAAAGGCGCCAGTTGCAGGACGTGCTGACCTGCATCCGTAACAAATGTACCATCGCCACGGCGGGTTACCTGCTGCATCCCAACGCGGAGCGGCATTTGAAGACTTCCCGGGAAATGGAGCGCCTGTTCCGCCAATACCCCGACGCCATCGGGCGGACGCAGGAGATTGCCGAAGCGGCACGTTTTTCCCTCGACCAGCTCACCTACGTCTATCCCCGGGAAATCACGCGGGAAGGGCGTTCCCCGCAAGCGGAACTGGAAGTGCTGGCCTGGGAAGGCGCCCATGAACGGTATGGACGGATCATCCCCCAACAAATCCAGACCGACATCCGGAAGGAGCTGGATTTTATCGAAAGAATGGAATACGCGCCGTTTTTCCTCACCGTGTACGATGTGGTCCGATATTGCAAAGCAAATGGAATTCTTTGCCAGGGGCGCGGATCTGCAGCCAACTCCACCGTTTGTTTCGTAACGGGCATTACGTCTGTAGACCCCACCAAATTCTCCCTGCTGTTCGAACGTTTCGCATCCGCCGCCCGCCGCGAACCGCCCGATATCGATCTCGACATCGAACATGAGCGGCGCGAAGAAGTGATCCAGTACCTCTACAACAAATACGGCCGGCATCGGGCCGCCATCATCGCTACCGTTACCCAGCAACGCACCAAAGGCGCCATTCTCGATGTGGGCAAGGCGATGGGGCTTTCCACGGAAACGACCAGCAAGCTGGGCGGCCTCGTCCATGAAGAAGATGACGAACATGCCGGCGAAGCGGCGATGAAGGAACTGGGCCTCAACGCCAAAGACCCGCATTTGCAGAAAGTGCTCGCTATTACCCGGCAGTACGTGGGATTTCCGCGGCAATTGGGCCAGCATGTCGGCGGGTTCGTGATCACGGACGGCAGGCTGTCTGACCTCTGTCCCGTTTTCCCGGCGCGCATGGAAAACCGCAGCAACATCGAATGGAACAAAGACGATATCGATGAACTGGGCTTCGTGAAAGTGGACGTGCTGGCGCTGGGGATGCTGACCTGCATCCGTAAATCGTTCCAGCTGCTGAAAGCGCATTACGGCCGCGACCTTACGCTGGCCACCGTTCCGCAAGACGATCCGGCGGTGTATAAAATGATCAGTGCGGCGGATACGATCGGGGTTTTCCAGATCGAAAGCCGCGCGCAGATGTCGATGCTTCCGCGGCTGGCGCCAAAAACGTTTTACGATCTCGTGGTGGAAGTGGCGATCGTAAGGCCCGGGCCCATCCAGGGCAACATGGTGCATCCTTACCTGCGGCGGCGCATGGGCCTGGAACCGGTCAGATATCCGTCGCCGGAGCTGGAGCAGATTCTCGGGCGCACCCTCGGCATCCCGCTCTTCCAGGAACAGGCCATGAAAATCGCGATCGTGGCGGCGGGGTTCACGGCCGAGGAAGCAGACCTGTTGCGCCGCAGTATGGCCAGCTTCAAGGTGAACGGGACGTTATTCAAGTTTGAAAAGAAACTGGTGGAAGGGATGACTGCCCGCGGGTACGACCGCGAATTTGCGCAGAATATCTTCGAGCAGCTGAAGGGATTCGGGAGTTATGGTTTCCCGGAAAGCCACGCCGCTTCTTTCGCTTTGCTGGTCTACATTTCGGCCTGGATCAAATGCCATTATCCGGATGTGTTCGCCTGTGCTTTGCTGAACGCCCAGCCCATGGGCTTCTACGCGCCCGCCCAGATCGTTGCCGACGCGAAACGGCATGGGGTGGAGGTGTTGCCTGTAGACGTGAATATCTCCGAATGGGACAATACCCTCGCGCCCTCCAACGGAAAATACCACGCCATGCGCCTGGGCCTCCGGCAGGTGAAAGGCGTACAGCAGGCGGAGATGGATGTTATGATAGCGCACCGCAAAACCGGCTACCAGCGCGTTTCCCAGCTGCGGGACGCAGGCGTAAGCCAGGCCATGATCGAGAAGCTCGCAGAAGCCGACGCGTTCCGGTCTATCGGCATCGACCGGCGGCGCGCGCTGTGGGAGGCCGCGGCGTTGACAGACAGGCCCACAGGCATGTTCTCCGGTCAGGCCGTAGAAACGAAACCGGAATCGCAATTATCGCTGCCATTGATGACCGAAGCCCAGCACGTGGTGCAGGATTACGCTACCACCTCCCTTTCCCTCAAAGCCCATCCCCTGAACTTTTTACGCCCCCGGCTGGAGATGCTGGGGGCCGTCACTTCTGCCGCGCTAGAAGCCCTGGGCCAGGGCGCCTTCGTTAAGCTGGCGGGCCTGGTGCTGGTGCGGCAGCGGCCGCCCACCGCCAAAAACGTCACGTTTATTACGCTGGAAGACGAATCGGGAAGCTGCAACCTCATCGTGTATGAAGCCGTTTTCGAGAAGTTCAAACATGCGATTTTGCAGGCGGATTTGTTACTGATCGAAGGGAAAGTGCAGCGGGAACAAAAAGTGATGCACATCGTGGTGAGCGCGGCGCACGACATCAGTAAAATGCTGGCCGGCCTTTCGAAATCCGGGAAAAGGATGTACGATGGCGGCGGGGAAGAACGGCCGAAAGGGAAGGTGTTCCCCGGGTCGAGGGATTTCAAGTAAAGCTGTCGTTTTTAACCCTGTTAATTGTCGCATCTGCACAGTAACCAACAGGAGATAGTTCACGAGTTTTGTTGCATCATTTAAACGAAACTATATGAACAAGCACATCCTGGCCCGCATCGTCCTCATCCTCACGGTAGCGGCCGCCTCCTGCCAACAGGCCACGAAAGAAAACCCGGCCGGTACATCCAAAGACACTACCACCCAACAACAACCGCTTCAGCCCGCCGACAGCGGATTTGCGGACGTCAACGGCATCAAAATGTATTATGAGGTGTACGGAGAAGGGAAGCCCATCGTGCTGCTGCACGGCTCTTTCATGAATATTCCCCTGAACTGGGCGCATATCATCCCATTGTTGAAAGACCGCAAGGTGATCGTCGCCGAAATGCAGGGCCATGGCCGCACCAAAGATACCGACCGCGCATTCAGCTATGAAAACATGGCAGACGATGTTTCGGGCCTCCTTAAACATTTGAAGATCGATAGTGCCGATGTGCTGGGATACAGCATGGGCGGAGGGGTCGCGTTCCAGATGGCGATCCGCCACCCCGAACAGGTGCGCCGGCTCATCGTGGTTTCCGGATCGTATGCGCACGACGGCTGGTGGCCCGATGTGGAAGCCAGTTTCGGAACGATGACGGCGGATATGTTCAAGGGAAGCCCCATCGAGCAGCAATACCTCGCTTACGGCAATGATTCCACCAAATTCCCGGCTTACATCAAAAAAGTGCTGAGCGCCGACCTGAACAATTACGACTGGTCGAAGGAAGCGAAAAGCATCAAAGCACCGCTGTTCTTCGTGATCGGCGATGCTGACGGGATCCGTTACGAGCATGCGATCGAGCTGTTCAAAGCGAAAGGCGGCGGAAAGATGGGCGACATGCACGGCCTGCCCCAATCGCGCCTCGCCATCCTGCCCGGCACCACGCATATCGGGATGATGCAGCGCACCGGATGGCTGATCCCCATGGTGACGGATTTCCTGGATTCCGACCTGGATCCCACGCCGCCGACGTTCTAAATAATTGTGGAAAAAATATTGACCGTGATGGGCCGGAATCCAGCTGAAAACCCCAGTGTTTTCGGCACTTTTGGCCCATGACGGTCATTCGTTTTTCAGCTACTTTCGGACATGAGATCAAAACCGTGGAACTCAAGGAAGTTTCCGGGACGGGCGGGCTTTGGTTCCTGCTGATCGACAACTTTTACGTCGCTTCCTTCAGGAAAAACGCGGCCACCTGGGAATGCGGTTTCCAGGACCCTCCGGGCTGGGTGACCTCTGCCGACATGCAGGTCTTATGCGACATGATCGCTTCAAACCCTTCCTGCTAGCGCGATTTCGCTTCCATCTTCTCTATTTTCGTCATTAATTCCTTCAGCAGCGCGAGTTGCGCTTCCTGCGATTTGTAGAGTTCCTGCACCTGTTCTTCCAGGAGGATGTCGATTTTCTGGTGAAGGCTGCGGATCTCCAGTTCGGCTTTCAGGTTCACGAGATAATCGTTCTCGTTCCGCATGCGGTCTTTTTCCTCCTGCCGGTTCTGGCTCATCATGATGATGGGCGCCTGCAGCGCCGCGATGCACGACAGCACGAGGTTCATGAGGATGAAAGGGTAGGGATCGAACCGGTCCGACAGCGGGCTTAGCACGTTAAAAAGTACCCAAAGCACCAAAATCACCGCAAAAGAGCAGATGAACGCCCAGCTGCCGCCGAAGCGGGCCACTTTATCGGAGATCCGTTGGCCGCGGGAGAGGATTTCCTTCGGCGGATGCAGCAGGTTATTGACGATCAGTTCTTCTTCCTCCATCGTTTTCTGGACGATATCGTGAAGCTTCTTAACCTGTTCGTTGCTCTGGCCGATCATGCCGGTGATTTCTTTTTCAACCTGTTCCATAGTTCGGGGGTTAGTGAGGTGTTTCTCAAATGTAGGAAATCTGCCGTATCGCCGCAGCCGATTTGGCCGCCTGCCCGAAATTTCGTAATATTTGTGCGTTGCAGCCCCGATAACAAGCCCCATTTTCCAAACAGGCAGGATCAAGCCCCGCATTTCTTTCCATCCATCGTTCCTGACATGAAAAACAACCCCGCCACCGCTACACCGCAGGTACAACCGAAAACGCCCGCACCGTTCTTTCCGGCTGCAGGTGCATCCTTTTTCGCGCCCGCCGCACCCGTTGCGCCGCAAGCCCAGTTGCTGCAGCGCGTTCCTGAAGATACGGGCGCCATGCACGAAGGCATCGCGGAAGAATACCGCCGCTCGCACGGGCTAACGGACGAAGACGGGCTATCCACCGCCGAGATCGTTTATCACCTGAGCGACCCCGTGTACGTGCTGAACCACGACGCCTGGACTTCCCGCAATTATTCCGCTACCGTACAGGCCTGGCAAGACAGCCGGCCGATCTGGCCCGTATTGAACAGCCCCTCCACGAAGATCAATTTCCTCCGGTTCATCCTTCATTTCGACCAAACGAACTGCCGGCCGTACCGCACTGGCAGCGGCAGTTCGGGCGGGAGCTGCGAAGCTACGGCCACCGCGCTGCAGACTTTCGAGAACGTCTGCCAGGGCTTTGCTACGCAGATGTATGCCCGGTACACATCGGCTGCCCGGATGGACGAAGCCACGACGGCGCGGATGTCGTCGCTCGCGCAGATAGACGTGGGCTCCGTGCCACAGAAGTTCCACATCCCCATTTTCATCGCCACCGTTCCGGGACATGCCTTCAACGCCGTACAGATCGCCGATAACCCCGCTGACATTCATTCCTACGTGTTTTTCGAACCGCAGAACGACCAGATCATGACGGCCGACGACCCGCAACTCCGCTCCAGCATCTACGCCACGGCGGGCACGTTTACCCTGAGCCGGCTGACCGGTTTCAACGAACGGGGGCAATACGAGCAGGAATCCACGCACACTTTCATCATGGACGCCACCAATACATTTACGGGGCTCCTGTTGCGGGCAGACCAGCGCATGCATGTGAACCGCTTGCTGCGGGATATTTTCATGGTGGAAGACCACCATGCCTGGACCTTCCTGCAAAACGAACGGCCCGGCACTACGATCGATACCGTGGTGCAGGAAACGATCCGCGGTATGCCGGACGATACGCTGGCGATGATATTCCCCTTCCTCAACGGCCGGCAATTCCGCAGGAGCAGCAGCGGTGCGATGGAAACGATCGACAGAACGGTGTACCTGGGTTTGATGAACAGGCCTGGGCTGGAGGGGTTGATACATTGAATCAGAAGGGAGGATTGTTATCTTAGCGGCATGAAAGCGTACATCCAGACAGCCGCACAACATCAATGCTCCAACGCCAACTCATATGCCGCCTATGATGGTTTTCAGCAGTTGGGATGGGAAACCGTATTTTTCAGGGATGCGGCGACGATTGCCGAT
Proteins encoded in this region:
- a CDS encoding Error-prone repair protein ImuA — protein: MEPAKQDIIQDLRREILRLQGLKAATTEIPEDFGLSAISHVFPQGVFPTGVIHELTTAESPMSATSGFACYLLSRLMRRGTVSAWISTHRTLFPPALAGYGIEPDRILFIDAASGRDALWAMEEALRCDQLAAVVGEVRDLDFTASRRLQLAVEKSKVTGLVLRPSGSRLVQNACVSRWHISSLPSTPSSGLPGVGHARWKVELLKMRGGKTGMWEMEWTPETLHILSPAKTPVTADEWRKIG
- the rph gene encoding rifamycin-inactivating phosphotransferase, with product MESNLLDLQETNASMISLAGGKGANLGELGKMEGITVPRGFCVTTEAFRSLIDGNAHIKKDITELERVQPGDRPSIARISAAIRSSIENAPLPEKLIAAITKKLADFNAGTAFAIRSSATAEDLPTASFAGQQDSFLNISGIEDILANIRKCWASLFTERAVVYRMQQGFDHRKVLLAVVVQEMIFPEVSGIMFTADPVSGNRKVVSIDAGFGLGEALVGGKVNPDVYKVRDGQILEKRISSKQLGIFASENGGTAERPISPEHQREQALTDDQILALARTGKQIEAHFKAPQDIEWCYAGGKYYIVQSRPITTLYPVPEENDDSHRVYLSTGHQQMMTDAMKPLGISFFMLTAGRPMATAGGRIFVDVMPELTSPRRAFMLNLFGKSDPLMRDALQSLIDRGNFIPDPENESLPAPGPGIQPPDYETLNTYDPAIVQTLMESGNKAIAELAETISTKSGVELIDFIVDDSRRAKERRSSPDFFGVVMTGMNATHWINDQIKEWLGETNVADTLTQSVPNNITSEMGLALMDVADTIRPYPAIVNYLESGQLDGFPDTLLQLKGGNHVHEALLAFLATYGMRCPGEIDITRPRWHEHPAALVPILLGNVRAFSHGAARQKFEQGRREAENMEQRLLQKLRALPDGDRKAAETHRMIRLMRNLIGFREYPKYTIVSHYALYKKALLKEAEKLVQSKVLADREDIFYCSLEEIRELVGTRQIDKNLLQKRKEDFIGYEKLMPPRVITSEGEVLTGNYRRENLPAGAIAGLPVSSGTIEGRARVILDMEAAVLEPGDILVTTFTDPSWTPLFVAISGLVTEVGGLMTHGAVIAREYGLPAVVGVDNATRLIADGQRIRVNGTDGFIEIL
- a CDS encoding DNA polymerase Y family protein, with amino-acid sequence MEQRYVSIWFRHLLTDWMAIRTPALTGTAFVFTTKDRGRNMVSHASATAQSAGIAPGMLLTDARARVNALQDFELPENQETHILQKIANWCLRFTPAVALDAPDGLLLNVTGCAHLWGGEAAYLSDLMEKLTAFGYILNAGMAPSPGSAWAIARFGSASQIIPNGDQLKALLGLPPAALRLEQHTVNRLYQLGLERIEDFIKMPRPMLRRRFGPLLLTRIDQALGYEAEPLTYIQPPVPYNERLPCLEPIMTATGVTIALERLLEHLCARLQAEGQGLRKATLLAYRIDGKTISIQITSNHASSHAAHLLHLFSIRIPQLEPGPGIETFVLQAERVQPVASTQEGIWRSNGGLQDVAIAEMLDRVTAKLGPNVIGRYMPQAQHWPEQSYRVTDSLTDNPSIAWPEKLRPVSLLAKPQPITVTAPIPDYPPMLFIMNGKIHTIKKADGPERIERAWWTDAGEHRDYYIVEDHEGRRFWIFRLGHYDPEKPAGWFVHGYFP
- a CDS encoding MarR family winged helix-turn-helix transcriptional regulator, whose product is METGDITILRKLSQHFAFSSIQMHEAVARKAGLSGTDHKYLGFLIQKGQMTAGELSALTGLTTGAVTGLIDRFEKRKLVKRRFAENDRRKVIIEPVTQKIQQLLEPLYREFRQESTALLASFSEAEQQVIATYFEKAIALMESTTQSLHHPPAKKQKADGK
- a CDS encoding error-prone DNA polymerase, whose translation is MAYTELQVTSNFSFLQGASHPDELVEESAILKYSALAITDHNTMAGIVRAHTAAKAFGIRLIVGCRLNLTDGPGLLAFPTDAAAYGNISTLLSTGNMRAEKGRCDIARSDLAKYAKGSRFIVIPPATLNRSFTFDPVFERQMGDYHDLLGDQLYIAASHGYMGDDRKRIFRIQQLAGRFKAPMVATNDVHYHTAERRQLQDVLTCIRNKCTIATAGYLLHPNAERHLKTSREMERLFRQYPDAIGRTQEIAEAARFSLDQLTYVYPREITREGRSPQAELEVLAWEGAHERYGRIIPQQIQTDIRKELDFIERMEYAPFFLTVYDVVRYCKANGILCQGRGSAANSTVCFVTGITSVDPTKFSLLFERFASAARREPPDIDLDIEHERREEVIQYLYNKYGRHRAAIIATVTQQRTKGAILDVGKAMGLSTETTSKLGGLVHEEDDEHAGEAAMKELGLNAKDPHLQKVLAITRQYVGFPRQLGQHVGGFVITDGRLSDLCPVFPARMENRSNIEWNKDDIDELGFVKVDVLALGMLTCIRKSFQLLKAHYGRDLTLATVPQDDPAVYKMISAADTIGVFQIESRAQMSMLPRLAPKTFYDLVVEVAIVRPGPIQGNMVHPYLRRRMGLEPVRYPSPELEQILGRTLGIPLFQEQAMKIAIVAAGFTAEEADLLRRSMASFKVNGTLFKFEKKLVEGMTARGYDREFAQNIFEQLKGFGSYGFPESHAASFALLVYISAWIKCHYPDVFACALLNAQPMGFYAPAQIVADAKRHGVEVLPVDVNISEWDNTLAPSNGKYHAMRLGLRQVKGVQQAEMDVMIAHRKTGYQRVSQLRDAGVSQAMIEKLAEADAFRSIGIDRRRALWEAAALTDRPTGMFSGQAVETKPESQLSLPLMTEAQHVVQDYATTSLSLKAHPLNFLRPRLEMLGAVTSAALEALGQGAFVKLAGLVLVRQRPPTAKNVTFITLEDESGSCNLIVYEAVFEKFKHAILQADLLLIEGKVQREQKVMHIVVSAAHDISKMLAGLSKSGKRMYDGGGEERPKGKVFPGSRDFK